The Stieleria maiorica genome includes the window CGGCGCCGACGGCGTGCGACTGGGTGACTTCAACGGCGATGGTTTGCCCGACGTCGTCACCGGCTGGGAAGAATCGGGACTGGTGCGGCTGTACTTGAATCCCGGCAGCGCCAGTGCCACCGCCCCATGGCCGGCGGCGACGATCGCCCGTGCCAAATCCCCCGAAGACGCCGTGCCGATCGACATGGACGGCGATGGACGGCTGGACATCGTCAGTTGCCACGAAGGCAAACAGCGACAATTGTTGGTCCATTGGAACGACACATCGGCCTCCAACGCGGATACATCACAACTGCTCCGTCAACCAAACTGGACCACCGATCGGTTCAAACAGCTCGACGGCGTGATGTGGATGTTCGCCTTGCCGCTGGGCAAGATCGACTCCCGGATCGCGTTGGTCGCCGGGGCAAAGGGTCCCAAGGCCACGATCACTCTGCTGCTCAGCTCACCGAAACCTTCCCGTGACCTATCAACATGGGCCTCGATCCCGCTGCGTGACGCCGGCTGGATCATGTCGCTGCGGGCCGTCGACATGGATCACGATGGTGACCTGGACATCGTTTTTTCCGACCGCAAAGGCAACCGCCGCGTCGCCGCCTGGCTGGAACAACCCGACGATCCCGAACAAACGTGGACCGAACACGTGATCGCGGGGCAGGGCAGGGAGGTGATGTTTCTGACCGCCACCGCAGAGCGTTGCCTGATCAGCACACGAAACAGCGACTCGCTGGATTGCCGCCGCACCGGCGACGCCTGGCACGTGACGACGCTAAAACACCCGCCCGGAGTCAACAATGGCAAAGCGATCGAGTGTTTCCCTGACGACCGGATCGTGCTGACGGCCAACACCCATGCCAGCCCCAACCGCGACCTGCCGGGAATCTGGATCCGCGATCCACAGGGAAACTGGTCGGCGATCGATCCCACGACCGCCGTCAAGTTCGATCGAATGGAATTGCTGGACCTCGACGGCGACGGAGACCTGGACGTGATGACCTGTGAAGAACGCCAAAACCTCGGCATCATCTGGTACGAAAACCCGGCACGTTGAAGCGTCATCGGAGCAGGGCAGGGGAGTGACAGAAAAATAGGGGGCAGAAAAATGGATTAAGTCATCGGTCGTCAGTTTTCAGATTTGCCCAATATTTTCCTGTCACCCATTTTCTCGTCTCTTCTTTTTCCCCACCTCTATTTTTCTGCCAACTGGCAACTGCAACTGTATTCTTGTCACCACTTTCCACACCCCATTTTTCTGCCCCCCATTTTTCTGTCATCTCCCTCCACCGTCCTCCACCTCCTGTTTCACGCCGCGTTTCACACGCCCGCGCCCAAAGAATCACCTAGACCCCGCGCTCACCGATTCACTACTGTCGCCGGGAAAGCTTTTTCATTGTCCCCCTGCGTGCGACAGGTCTTGCATTGTCCCCGATCCAACGATTCCGTCCCTGGTTGCTGCCGATCGGAGTGATGGCCTGTCTGGTCGTGATCATGATGCCGCTGCCGACGGTGATCATGGACTTTTTGCTGGCCGGCAACATTGCCCTGGCGGTGGTGATTTTGCTGACGACGATTCATGTCGCCACGCCGCTGGAATTCAGCGTGTTTCCGACGCTGCTGCTGGCGACCACGCTGTCTCGGTTGGTACTGAACATCGCGACGACGCGACTGATTTTGGCCGACGCGCCCACCGCGGGCGACGACGCCGCCGGCGGCGTGATCCGGTCCTTCGGGCAGTTCGTCGCCGGCAATCAGATTGAAGTCGGGTTGGTGTTGTTTTTAATCTTGGTGGTGGTCCAGTTTGTGGTGATCACCAAAGGGGCGACGCGGATCAGCGAAGTTGCCGCCCGGTTCGCTCTGGACGGAATGCCGGGACGTCAATCGGCCATCGATGCCGACCTGAACGCGGGCAACATCGACGCGGAAACGGCGGCGGGAAAACGTGACGAACTGATCGCCGAAGCCGACTTTTATGCCGCGATGGATGGTGCGGGAAAATTCGTCCGTGGCGATGCGGTCGCCGGGCTGGTCATCACCGCCATCAACATCATCGGCGGGCTGTACCTGGGCATCGTCGGCTCGGGCATGGGGGTGGCCGACGCCGCATCGGTGTTTACCAAACTGACGATCGGTGACGGGTTGGTCAGCCAGATCCCCTCGCTGTTGATCTCGCTCTCAGCCGGCATCCTGGTCACCCGCGGCACCCGGAAAACGGATCTGGCGGACAACTTTGTCACTCAACTGCTGGGAAACTCCAAAGCCTTGCTGATTGCCGGCGGCTTTCTGTTGGTGCTGGTCGTCACCGGCCTTCCGCCAATTCCCCTGATCTTGCTGGGAAGCGGATGTGTTTTGATCGCGACGACGCTTGACCGCAACGCGAAACAACAGGCCGCCGAAGAACTGCAACGGCGTGAAACCGAATCGCAATCGGCGACGCCGACTCAGAAACGCGTCGAAGACTTCCTGGCCGTCGACCCACTGGAAGTGGCGATCGGGCTGGGGCTGCTGCCGCTGGCCGACCCGATCCGCGGCGGTGATTTGATGCAACGCATCGCCAGTCTGCGGAATCAAATGGCCGCGGAAATCGGCATCGTCCTGCCCAAAGTACGCGTTCGTGACGACGCGACACTGGGACAACAGGAGTACGAGATCCGCCTGTTCGGTGACTTCGTCGCCCGCGGCCAATTACGCGTCGAGAAACTGCTTGCCAGCAGCGACGGCAGAACGACAGGAAACCTCGAGGGTGAACCGACGCAGGAGTTCGGCGGCGGGACGTCGGTCTGGATCGATCCGGTGGGCCGCGAACAGGCGATGATCTACGGATTCAAGACACGCACGGCTCCCGGCGTGCTGGCCGACCACCTGGAACAAGTCGCCCGCGCACACGCCGACGAATTGCTGTCCCATGATGCGACCAAGCACCTGCTGGATGAACTGCGTCAGGTCGCTCCGGCGATGGTCGATGATTTGGTCCCGAATCGCTTGTCGATCAATGACGTGCAAAAGGTCTTGCAGGGGCTGTTGCGCGAGGGCATTCCGATTCGTCAATTGGGCATCATTCTTGAGGCGCTCGGGGACGCGGCCGGCCAAAATCACGATTCGCTGGAACAAATCGAACACGTGCGCAGGCGTCTAGCACGAACCCTCTGTTCCGGGCTCCGCGACGAACAACGGATCTTGCGCGTCGTCACACTCGACGCGGCGACCGCGGCCAATCAATTTTCAACCCGAGACCACAAAACACCAGACGTCACTTGCGACGCAATTCGTCAAGCCGTTAAGAACCTATCCAACGAAGGATACCCGCCGGTCCTCTTGGTCGGTCCCCGCCTTCGACGCCGCGTGAAACAGGTGACCGAAGAAGCGGGCATCTGGACCCACGTGTTGTCCACCCAAGAAATCACCAACGACACCCAATTGGAAATCCACTCGACGATCGGCTTCCAACCCTCCACCGCCGCCGCTTAGTCCTGACGATCACCAGTCCCCGCCTTTTTACAGCCCGCTTGATGCAAGTCAAAATATTCCGAGCCGCGAATCTGCAAGCTGCCCTGGAAGAGATCCGGGAACAGCTCGGACCCCATGCATCCGTACTGCGAACGCGCCAGTGTCGCGACGGCTGGATGGGATGGCTGGGCCGAAGCTACGTGGAAGTGACGGCCAGCACCGGCGACCAACAACGTGACGCTGGCGAGTTGCCCACGGACGATTCACATCCTTTCCCAGGTCGCGTGCCGGCGGCGACGCACACACCGGGCACGATGCCGATCGACTCGCGCCAAACCCTGTCGGTCGTGCCGCGTCTGCCGGAGGATGATCGACGTTTCGCAGCGGGCACGTCCCGGATCAACCCGCCGGGCATCCACCCGCGTTCCTTCGCGGACCCGACGTCGCAGTACCGCACCGGTCTGATCTCGCTGGGCGTTTCCGAAACCGTGGCCGATCGCTGGATCCGTTCGACCAGCGGCTTTGTCGCCAACCTGGACGACCGCTGGGATCAATCCTGGCTGGAACAACTCGAGCGCAGCGTGGCCCGCGAAATCCGTCTGAGCGGGCCGATCCGGCTGAGCCCCGGCGAACGCCGCATCGTCGCCCTGATCGGACCGACCGGCGTCGGAAAGACCACCACGGTGGCAAAGCTGGCCGCCGGATTCCGACTCCGATCCAAACGACGCGTCGGACTGTTGACGATCGACACGTTCCGCATCGCCGCCGTCCAACAGCTCCAGGCCTATGCCCAAATCATGGACCTGCCGATGAGTGTGGTCGAGTCGAGCGACCAGATGCGTGGGGCGATCGATCAGCTGGGCGACGTGGACCTGATTCTGATCGACACCGCCGGACGCAGTCCCAAGGGCGACATGAACATCGCCGGGCTGGCCGAGTTGTTGCGAACCGCCCAGCCCGATGAAACCCACCTGGTGATCAGCGCGACCAGCACGGCCGCGGTCGTCCAATCCGCACTCGACGGGTTCGCCGCCGCCCGACCGACCGCTGCGATCCTGTCCAAACTTGACGAGACACCTTACACCGCCGGCGTCCTTTCGGCGCTGGCCGCCTCGCGTGACCGCATCGGGTTGCCGATCAGCTACGTGACCAATGGACAACATGTCCCCGATGACATCGCCATCGCAACCGCCGAATCATTGGTCGAGCGATTGGTCCCGGCTCCGGTCAGCGTGCGACAGATCGAAGCCGCCTGAAAGAAACAAAGAAATAAACTCAACTCACCAAGAGAAACAACCGATAGAGAAAAAGCCGAGGGCTGGGATCTCAAAAGACGACTTGAGATTTTTTTTTGAGAGACCACCTTCGGCGACTGGGTCAACCCCGGCACACACGGACAAGAAAGCTGGACACTGATGTCCCGTCCCTTGTTCGCGCGTCATGCCGGAACCAAGACCCGAGTGGCGTTGACGATTCCCAGAACGCAGTGATGCATGACGGGGCGTCAGCAAACAGCGAAAGCGAACCCCAAACATGACCTCGGCGACATGACGTCGTCGGCAGTCGAATTGAAGATCAC containing:
- a CDS encoding FG-GAP repeat domain-containing protein, whose amino-acid sequence is MHPTRFRLDAILSVIGFVVLLSSTGAPPLASAQTAWKRHTIDDTHRGADGVRLGDFNGDGLPDVVTGWEESGLVRLYLNPGSASATAPWPAATIARAKSPEDAVPIDMDGDGRLDIVSCHEGKQRQLLVHWNDTSASNADTSQLLRQPNWTTDRFKQLDGVMWMFALPLGKIDSRIALVAGAKGPKATITLLLSSPKPSRDLSTWASIPLRDAGWIMSLRAVDMDHDGDLDIVFSDRKGNRRVAAWLEQPDDPEQTWTEHVIAGQGREVMFLTATAERCLISTRNSDSLDCRRTGDAWHVTTLKHPPGVNNGKAIECFPDDRIVLTANTHASPNRDLPGIWIRDPQGNWSAIDPTTAVKFDRMELLDLDGDGDLDVMTCEERQNLGIIWYENPAR
- a CDS encoding flagellar biosynthesis protein FlhA, whose translation is MSPIQRFRPWLLPIGVMACLVVIMMPLPTVIMDFLLAGNIALAVVILLTTIHVATPLEFSVFPTLLLATTLSRLVLNIATTRLILADAPTAGDDAAGGVIRSFGQFVAGNQIEVGLVLFLILVVVQFVVITKGATRISEVAARFALDGMPGRQSAIDADLNAGNIDAETAAGKRDELIAEADFYAAMDGAGKFVRGDAVAGLVITAINIIGGLYLGIVGSGMGVADAASVFTKLTIGDGLVSQIPSLLISLSAGILVTRGTRKTDLADNFVTQLLGNSKALLIAGGFLLVLVVTGLPPIPLILLGSGCVLIATTLDRNAKQQAAEELQRRETESQSATPTQKRVEDFLAVDPLEVAIGLGLLPLADPIRGGDLMQRIASLRNQMAAEIGIVLPKVRVRDDATLGQQEYEIRLFGDFVARGQLRVEKLLASSDGRTTGNLEGEPTQEFGGGTSVWIDPVGREQAMIYGFKTRTAPGVLADHLEQVARAHADELLSHDATKHLLDELRQVAPAMVDDLVPNRLSINDVQKVLQGLLREGIPIRQLGIILEALGDAAGQNHDSLEQIEHVRRRLARTLCSGLRDEQRILRVVTLDAATAANQFSTRDHKTPDVTCDAIRQAVKNLSNEGYPPVLLVGPRLRRRVKQVTEEAGIWTHVLSTQEITNDTQLEIHSTIGFQPSTAAA
- the flhF gene encoding flagellar biosynthesis protein FlhF, encoding MQVKIFRAANLQAALEEIREQLGPHASVLRTRQCRDGWMGWLGRSYVEVTASTGDQQRDAGELPTDDSHPFPGRVPAATHTPGTMPIDSRQTLSVVPRLPEDDRRFAAGTSRINPPGIHPRSFADPTSQYRTGLISLGVSETVADRWIRSTSGFVANLDDRWDQSWLEQLERSVAREIRLSGPIRLSPGERRIVALIGPTGVGKTTTVAKLAAGFRLRSKRRVGLLTIDTFRIAAVQQLQAYAQIMDLPMSVVESSDQMRGAIDQLGDVDLILIDTAGRSPKGDMNIAGLAELLRTAQPDETHLVISATSTAAVVQSALDGFAAARPTAAILSKLDETPYTAGVLSALAASRDRIGLPISYVTNGQHVPDDIAIATAESLVERLVPAPVSVRQIEAA